In Nocardioides sp. zg-1228, a single window of DNA contains:
- a CDS encoding class I SAM-dependent methyltransferase, whose translation MAEALWTGVAQAYARSFAGLCAGTIPALLDGLPRGARLLDVGCGTGALVGAARQAGHDAVGVEPDLEMAGLAAAALGREHVLVGGLPELPMADDGYEVVTAAFVLNHVEDPRAGARELARVAAPGAVVRATIWGATPPPQAVMWGGLLDAAGARRVASPRLAPERDFERSADGLAGILAEAGLTVTAAGARSWTWRVAADDLWCGLTTVGNFGVAWRAQPEAVRARLRSAYDALGPHHAFDVECVLVEARLPRS comes from the coding sequence GTGGCGGAGGCACTCTGGACGGGCGTGGCGCAGGCGTACGCGCGCAGCTTCGCCGGCCTCTGTGCCGGCACGATCCCGGCTCTCCTCGACGGGCTGCCGCGCGGCGCGCGACTGCTCGACGTGGGCTGCGGCACCGGCGCGCTGGTCGGAGCCGCACGACAGGCCGGGCACGACGCCGTCGGGGTCGAGCCCGACCTCGAGATGGCCGGGCTGGCCGCTGCCGCCCTCGGCCGGGAGCACGTCCTCGTGGGAGGCCTGCCCGAGCTGCCGATGGCCGACGACGGCTACGAGGTGGTGACGGCCGCCTTCGTGCTCAACCACGTCGAGGACCCCCGCGCGGGTGCGCGGGAGCTGGCACGCGTGGCGGCGCCCGGGGCGGTGGTGCGCGCGACGATCTGGGGAGCGACCCCGCCGCCGCAGGCGGTGATGTGGGGCGGGCTCCTCGACGCCGCCGGCGCCCGGCGGGTGGCGTCACCGCGGCTCGCGCCGGAGCGCGACTTCGAGCGCTCCGCCGACGGCCTCGCCGGCATCCTCGCCGAAGCCGGGCTCACGGTCACCGCCGCCGGCGCCCGCTCGTGGACGTGGCGCGTCGCTGCCGACGACCTCTGGTGCGGTCTGACCACGGTGGGCAACTTCGGCGTTGCGTGGCGCGCCCAGCCCGAGGCCGTGCGGGCCCGCCTGCGGTCGGCGTACGACGCCCTCGGCCCGCACCACGCCTTCGACGTCGAGTGCGTGCTGGTGGAGGCCCGGCTGCCGCGGTCCTGA
- the gcvT gene encoding glycine cleavage system aminomethyltransferase GcvT has protein sequence MAASLKQSPLHDRHEALGAKFAEFGGWSMPLEYRTGVVKEHTAVRESVGVFDVSHLGKAMVSGPGAADFVNATLSNDLAKIRPGKAQYTLCLDESGGIVDDLIAYWHDDEHVLLVPNAANTAEVVARLQAAAPEGVKVVSHHDDYAVLAVQGTRSDEVLEKVGLPVGHEYMSFVEAELHDTGVGVVVCRTGYTGERGYELVVDNSVAGRLWDDLMAAGEEWGIVACGLGARDTLRTEMGYPLHGQDIGLDTNPLEAGLSWAVGWRKDAFWGRDAVRKVKEEGPMRRLRGLLAVGRGIPRPGMSVSLTPDVPLAEITSGTFSPTLRKGIGLALIPTMVAEDAEVGVDIRGRREVFQLVKPPFVDPSVKES, from the coding sequence ATGGCCGCATCGCTCAAGCAGTCGCCGCTCCACGACCGTCACGAGGCCCTCGGCGCGAAGTTCGCCGAGTTCGGCGGGTGGTCGATGCCCCTGGAGTACCGGACGGGCGTGGTGAAGGAGCACACGGCGGTGCGGGAGTCGGTCGGCGTGTTCGACGTGAGCCACCTCGGCAAGGCGATGGTGTCGGGTCCGGGTGCGGCCGACTTCGTCAACGCCACCCTGTCCAACGACCTGGCCAAGATCCGGCCGGGCAAGGCCCAGTACACGCTGTGCCTCGACGAGTCCGGCGGCATCGTCGACGACCTCATCGCCTACTGGCACGACGACGAGCACGTCCTGCTCGTCCCCAACGCGGCCAACACGGCCGAGGTCGTGGCGCGGCTGCAGGCCGCGGCCCCGGAGGGCGTGAAGGTGGTCAGCCACCACGACGACTACGCGGTGCTGGCGGTGCAGGGCACCCGGTCCGACGAGGTGCTCGAGAAGGTCGGGCTGCCGGTCGGGCACGAGTACATGTCCTTCGTCGAGGCCGAGCTGCACGACACCGGCGTCGGTGTCGTGGTGTGCCGCACGGGCTACACCGGCGAGCGCGGCTACGAGCTGGTCGTCGACAACTCCGTCGCCGGACGGCTGTGGGACGACCTGATGGCCGCCGGCGAGGAGTGGGGCATCGTCGCGTGCGGGCTCGGTGCGCGCGACACGCTGCGCACCGAGATGGGCTACCCCCTCCACGGCCAGGACATCGGTCTCGACACCAACCCCCTCGAGGCCGGCCTCTCGTGGGCGGTCGGGTGGAGGAAGGACGCCTTCTGGGGCCGCGACGCGGTGCGGAAGGTGAAGGAGGAGGGCCCGATGCGCCGGCTGCGCGGGCTGCTCGCCGTCGGCCGAGGCATCCCCCGACCCGGGATGAGCGTCTCGCTGACCCCCGACGTGCCACTGGCCGAGATCACGTCCGGCACGTTCTCCCCGACGCTGAGGAAGGGCATCGGCCTGGCGCTGATCCCGACCATGGTCGCCGAGGACGCCGAGGTGGGCGTCGACATCCGTGGGCGGCGCGAGGTCTTCCAGCTGGTCAAGCCGCCCTTCGTCGACCCGTCCGTGAAGGAGTCCTGA
- a CDS encoding ABC transporter ATP-binding protein: MTEIQTHEAPAATSATDGLPPGRVPVDWRRVRRPLTYLCFSMSLLGAVAASLGSMVAGRLADSPTERLLVLLALCVVGGAVIDTVAKTVWATICDRAEGQLRADLLDAAMAQPLSELSEQAVGEVLDRIDDDTWEVGQLMRWGVWQAARTLLASGPLWVVASLTWWPAVFLFPLTAVVTFTVIRRLLPLVAQRKVIEEAAWTDHAASTEEGVAARDDLRTSLGQAHVLRRNAHLASVVHRTLDAVLAVEVRITRRSGGMLHGALAAVGVVGVALVLSGDLSTARLVTLFLVTTMFVGGVDMLARHLPDLQEGFGAVLRLRGMLASPAEPTGGLPVPDGPLDVEFRHLEFSYGTGTFALRDVDLRLSAGHTCALVGRTGSGKSTLASLLSRAVEPPRGTVFLGGVDVLDLDLQQLRSAVGVVTQRTEVLAGTLADNITLFTDVPSAVVEAAVAELGLTDWVAGLPEGLDTVLGPGGTSLSAGEEQLVAFARLLVRDVSVVVLDEATARMDPVTEARVVQAADRLISGRTGILVAHRLSTTERAEQVAVLESGRVVQQGPRGRLAAEDGPFRDLLEAAAHEPVVEEHHHDESTIGSVRRSTTPPAPPRLAPTPSLARQVVHTISIQPQWGMLGAFLFLASSLTGAFGAVTGWVWGHIVTDLQAGERPTLLVVALVASLLIGPLLLAQAFRSYPHWWVEVRLRVRAAVLHGQTAQRRLLRTPPGEVVARTMDADRLARYTDRWVDFVNGLVVALVTALIAQTWLAGAVLLTVMVASALASTLGRRVAGRSAAAASTARARFGQSLVSALESARTVKLAAATPQVHQHLRAVDGGRVDAAVREHRVQALLDGVPVVMVQCGVVAAWAGLLTGRWELATALLVANAVSGFDWFGRVAGSVVTEAPGTRAWMNATSELAGGGDLMDLPPGVDLVRGTGPVPATAHREPLRTLTLRDVSAVHDDGTLGVEGVDLDVQAGELVLLLGQVGSGKSSLLGALAGLVGSTGEIRWNDRLVDNPQIALRPGRVAHVAQVPRVLSGTFTDNVALDHADRSVMPALEAARMGRDVTEAGGPDALVGHRGVRLSGGQVQRLALARALATESDVLLADDVSSALDAATEIELWQALRARGTAVVGATSKAAALAQADRVVVLDSGRVVDQGPWRELAGRWAHLAG; this comes from the coding sequence GTGACCGAGATCCAGACCCACGAGGCACCGGCGGCGACGTCCGCGACCGATGGGCTGCCGCCGGGCCGGGTGCCCGTCGACTGGCGCCGCGTGCGGCGTCCGCTGACCTATCTCTGCTTCTCGATGTCCCTGCTGGGCGCGGTCGCCGCGTCCCTCGGCTCCATGGTCGCGGGCCGGCTCGCCGACAGCCCCACCGAGCGCCTCCTGGTGCTCCTGGCGCTGTGCGTGGTGGGCGGCGCGGTCATCGACACCGTCGCCAAGACCGTCTGGGCCACGATCTGCGACCGCGCCGAGGGCCAGCTGCGCGCCGACCTGCTCGACGCGGCGATGGCGCAGCCGCTGTCCGAGCTGTCCGAGCAGGCCGTGGGCGAGGTGCTCGACCGCATCGACGACGACACCTGGGAGGTCGGCCAGCTGATGCGCTGGGGCGTGTGGCAGGCCGCGCGCACCCTCCTCGCGTCCGGCCCGCTGTGGGTGGTCGCCTCGCTCACCTGGTGGCCGGCCGTCTTCCTCTTCCCGCTGACCGCCGTCGTCACGTTCACGGTGATCCGCCGGCTGCTGCCGCTCGTCGCGCAGCGCAAGGTCATCGAGGAGGCCGCCTGGACCGACCACGCGGCGTCCACCGAGGAGGGCGTCGCCGCCCGCGACGACCTGCGCACCTCGCTCGGCCAGGCCCACGTCCTGCGCCGCAACGCCCACCTGGCGTCCGTCGTCCACCGCACCCTCGACGCCGTCCTGGCCGTCGAGGTGCGCATCACCCGCCGCAGCGGCGGCATGCTCCACGGCGCCCTGGCCGCGGTCGGAGTGGTCGGGGTGGCGCTGGTGCTCTCCGGCGACCTGAGCACGGCCCGCCTGGTCACCCTCTTCCTCGTCACCACGATGTTCGTCGGCGGCGTCGACATGCTCGCGCGCCACCTGCCCGACCTCCAGGAGGGGTTCGGCGCGGTGCTGCGGCTGCGCGGGATGCTCGCCTCGCCGGCCGAGCCCACGGGCGGCCTGCCCGTGCCCGACGGGCCCCTCGACGTCGAGTTCCGCCACCTCGAGTTCAGCTACGGCACCGGCACGTTCGCCCTTCGCGACGTCGACCTGCGGCTCAGCGCCGGCCACACCTGCGCGCTCGTCGGTCGCACCGGCTCGGGCAAGTCGACGCTGGCCTCCCTGCTCTCCCGCGCGGTCGAGCCCCCGCGCGGCACGGTCTTCCTCGGCGGGGTCGACGTCCTCGACCTCGACCTCCAGCAGCTGCGCTCCGCCGTCGGCGTGGTCACCCAGCGCACCGAGGTGCTCGCCGGCACGCTCGCCGACAACATCACCCTCTTCACCGACGTCCCGTCCGCCGTGGTGGAGGCGGCCGTGGCCGAGCTCGGCCTGACCGACTGGGTGGCCGGCCTGCCCGAGGGCCTCGACACCGTCCTCGGCCCCGGCGGCACCAGCCTGTCGGCCGGCGAGGAGCAGCTCGTCGCGTTCGCGCGGCTGCTCGTGCGCGACGTCAGCGTCGTGGTCCTCGACGAGGCCACCGCCCGCATGGACCCAGTCACCGAGGCCCGCGTGGTGCAGGCCGCCGACCGGCTGATCTCCGGGCGCACCGGCATCCTGGTCGCGCACCGGCTCTCCACCACCGAGCGGGCCGAGCAGGTGGCTGTGCTCGAGTCCGGGCGCGTCGTCCAGCAGGGCCCCCGCGGCCGCCTGGCCGCCGAGGACGGGCCCTTCCGCGACCTCCTCGAGGCAGCGGCCCACGAGCCCGTCGTCGAGGAGCACCACCACGACGAGTCGACGATCGGGTCCGTGCGCCGCAGCACCACTCCCCCGGCACCGCCCCGGCTCGCCCCGACGCCGAGCCTGGCCCGCCAGGTGGTCCACACGATCAGCATCCAGCCGCAGTGGGGCATGCTCGGCGCGTTCCTCTTCCTCGCCTCGTCGCTGACCGGCGCGTTCGGCGCGGTCACGGGGTGGGTGTGGGGTCACATCGTCACCGACCTGCAGGCGGGCGAGCGGCCCACCCTCCTGGTGGTGGCCCTGGTCGCCTCGCTCCTCATCGGCCCGCTCCTGCTCGCCCAGGCCTTCCGCTCCTACCCCCACTGGTGGGTGGAGGTACGGCTGCGGGTGCGCGCCGCGGTGCTGCACGGGCAGACCGCGCAGCGCCGGCTGCTCCGCACGCCGCCCGGCGAGGTCGTCGCTCGCACCATGGACGCCGACCGGCTGGCCCGCTACACCGACCGCTGGGTCGACTTCGTCAACGGTCTCGTCGTTGCGCTGGTGACCGCGCTCATCGCCCAGACCTGGCTCGCCGGCGCGGTCCTGCTGACGGTCATGGTCGCCTCGGCGCTGGCCTCCACCCTCGGGCGCCGGGTCGCCGGCCGCTCGGCCGCGGCCGCGTCGACGGCCCGCGCGCGGTTCGGCCAGTCGCTCGTCTCCGCGCTCGAGTCTGCCCGCACGGTCAAGCTGGCCGCCGCCACGCCGCAGGTCCACCAGCACCTGCGCGCCGTCGACGGCGGGCGCGTCGACGCCGCCGTGCGCGAGCACCGCGTCCAGGCCCTCCTCGACGGCGTTCCCGTCGTGATGGTGCAGTGTGGCGTCGTGGCCGCCTGGGCAGGTCTGCTCACCGGCCGCTGGGAGCTCGCGACCGCACTCCTCGTGGCCAACGCCGTCAGCGGCTTCGACTGGTTCGGCCGCGTGGCCGGGTCCGTCGTCACCGAGGCCCCCGGCACCCGCGCGTGGATGAACGCCACCAGCGAGCTCGCCGGCGGCGGCGACCTGATGGACCTCCCGCCGGGCGTCGACCTGGTGCGCGGCACCGGCCCGGTGCCCGCGACGGCGCACCGCGAGCCGCTGCGCACGCTGACGCTCCGCGACGTCTCCGCGGTGCACGACGACGGCACGCTGGGCGTCGAGGGCGTCGATCTCGACGTGCAGGCCGGCGAGCTCGTGCTCCTGCTCGGCCAGGTCGGCTCCGGCAAGTCGAGCCTGCTCGGCGCGCTCGCCGGGCTCGTCGGCAGCACGGGCGAGATCCGCTGGAACGACCGGCTCGTCGACAACCCCCAGATCGCGCTGCGCCCCGGCCGCGTGGCCCACGTCGCGCAGGTGCCGCGGGTGCTGTCCGGCACGTTCACCGACAACGTCGCCCTCGACCACGCCGACAGGTCGGTGATGCCCGCCCTCGAGGCGGCCCGCATGGGGCGCGACGTCACCGAGGCCGGCGGTCCCGACGCGCTCGTCGGCCACCGCGGCGTACGCCTGTCCGGTGGGCAGGTGCAGCGCCTCGCGCTGGCGCGGGCGCTGGCCACCGAGTCCGACGTGCTCCTGGCCGACGACGTGTCGTCCGCGCTCGACGCCGCCACCGAGATCGAGCTGTGGCAGGCGCTGCGCGCCCGGGGCACCGCCGTCGTGGGCGCGACCAGCAAGGCGGCCGCGCTCGCGCAGGCCGACCGGGTCGTGGTGCTCGACTCGGGCCGGGTGGTCGACCAGGGGCCCTGGCGCGAGCTCGCCGGGCGCTGGGCCCACCTGGCCGGCTGA
- a CDS encoding leucyl aminopeptidase: MTTYSLRSASPAKTRADAVVVGVVTGAKGPRLCDAAADISEAYGRRLRPFLSTMGVTGKAGESVKAPTRDGVNAPLLVFVGLGADQADPVAVRRAAGVAARSVPNAASVALALPSDTPELVEAVVEGHRLGGYTFTGYKSRQPDTSAPNDVVVLTGIARRAEAVAALERAEVLADAVALTRDWVNTPPRDCTPPLLAELVRAAHKDVTSGRGAPKVTLEVFDHEQLAEMGCGGILSVGDSSAAPSRLVKLTWAPRGATVHLALVGKGVTFDSGGLTIKPSSSMVNMKGDMAGAASVVAATLAIARLGLPVKVTAFAPMAENMVSGTATRPGDVITMHNGSTVEIANTDAEGRMLLGDALSMAVQDEPDVVVDIATLTGHMQLALGDKVGAVMGTDPEVQSVLAAGAAAGEQHWPMPIPEEMHERVTSSKVADLLQHDWVRWGGGLYASAFLREFTGGLPWAHLDIAGKEMNTGGPYGHVPSGATGFGVTTLVELARSLAEARSKG, from the coding sequence GTGACCACCTACTCGTTGCGCAGCGCCAGCCCCGCCAAGACCCGAGCCGACGCCGTCGTGGTGGGAGTGGTCACCGGCGCCAAGGGTCCACGGCTGTGCGACGCCGCCGCCGACATCAGCGAGGCCTACGGTCGCCGGCTGCGCCCCTTCCTCAGCACGATGGGCGTCACCGGCAAGGCCGGCGAGTCGGTCAAGGCCCCGACCCGCGACGGCGTCAACGCACCCCTGCTGGTGTTCGTCGGGCTCGGTGCCGACCAGGCCGACCCCGTCGCCGTACGCCGGGCCGCGGGCGTCGCCGCCCGCAGCGTGCCCAACGCCGCCTCGGTCGCCCTCGCCCTGCCGAGCGACACGCCCGAGCTGGTCGAGGCCGTGGTCGAGGGACACCGCCTCGGCGGCTACACCTTCACCGGCTACAAGTCCCGCCAGCCCGACACGTCCGCGCCCAACGACGTCGTGGTGCTCACCGGGATCGCCCGCCGCGCCGAGGCCGTCGCCGCCCTGGAGCGCGCCGAGGTGCTCGCCGACGCGGTCGCGCTGACCCGCGACTGGGTCAACACCCCGCCCCGCGACTGCACTCCCCCGCTCCTCGCCGAGCTCGTGCGCGCCGCGCACAAGGACGTCACCTCCGGCCGCGGCGCCCCCAAGGTCACGCTCGAGGTCTTCGACCACGAGCAGCTCGCGGAGATGGGCTGCGGCGGCATCCTCAGCGTCGGCGACTCCTCCGCCGCGCCCTCCCGCCTGGTCAAGCTCACCTGGGCACCGCGGGGCGCGACCGTGCACCTCGCGCTGGTCGGCAAGGGTGTCACCTTCGACTCCGGCGGCCTGACGATCAAGCCGTCGTCGAGCATGGTCAACATGAAGGGCGACATGGCCGGCGCGGCCAGCGTCGTGGCCGCCACCCTCGCGATCGCGCGGCTGGGCCTGCCGGTCAAGGTCACGGCGTTCGCCCCGATGGCCGAGAACATGGTCTCCGGCACCGCGACCCGCCCCGGCGACGTGATCACCATGCACAACGGCTCGACGGTCGAGATCGCCAACACCGACGCCGAGGGCCGCATGCTGCTCGGCGACGCGCTGTCGATGGCGGTGCAGGACGAGCCCGACGTCGTGGTCGACATCGCCACCCTCACCGGGCACATGCAGCTCGCCCTCGGCGACAAGGTCGGCGCCGTCATGGGCACCGACCCGGAGGTGCAGTCGGTCCTGGCGGCGGGCGCGGCGGCGGGCGAGCAGCACTGGCCGATGCCGATCCCCGAGGAGATGCACGAGCGCGTCACCAGCTCCAAGGTCGCCGACCTGCTCCAGCACGACTGGGTGCGCTGGGGCGGCGGCCTCTACGCCTCGGCGTTCCTGCGCGAGTTCACCGGCGGCCTGCCGTGGGCCCACCTCGACATCGCCGGCAAGGAGATGAACACCGGCGGCCCCTACGGCCACGTCCCGTCCGGCGCGACCGGCTTCGGCGTCACCACGCTCGTCGAGCTCGCCCGGTCGCTGGCCGAGGCCCGGTCGAAGGGCTAG
- the sucB gene encoding 2-oxoglutarate dehydrogenase, E2 component, dihydrolipoamide succinyltransferase: protein MASEVTLPALGESVTEGTVTRWLKQVGDTVAVDEPLLEVSTDKVDTEIPSPVAGTLLEIKANEDDTVEVGTVLAVVGEEGESAGDASGTAQPEAQPQDDAESEKKAEQEEQVAEETGELPDGDQTPESEKDDAPAQEEPAAEQAASGDSGSGDSSGGGGGGGTPVTLPALGESVTEGTVTRWLKQVGDEVAVDEPLLEVSTDKVDTEIPSPIAGTLLEIKAAEDETVEVGAELAIIGSGDAGSGATSQPQSDQAQSDQAQSDQAQSDQAQSDPAQAEDDAPTEAEQERWTAEEQGEQPQQVEPEAKGEAPYAPAPQGEPEPQRTDAAAQAPSGGSSSSASSSDGGRDQSAYVTPLVRKMAEQHGVDLASVQGTGVGGRIRKQDVLDAAAAAQQAKAPAEAPAAAPAAASAPPAAAAPSSASPSPLRGTTEPLSRLRKVIASRMVESLHEAAQLTQVMEVDVTVIARLRESVKADFLAREGVKLTYLPFFAKAAIDALKLHPKLNAAIDAEKGEVTYYDRENIAFAVDTEKGLLTPVVKEAGDLSIAGLAKKIADVAERTRTNKITPDELSGGTFTITNLGSFGALFDTPIINKPQVAILGPGAVVKRPVVIDDPNLGETIAVRHMVHLSLTYDHRLVDGADAGRFLQEVKKRLEAGQFEV from the coding sequence ATGGCCTCCGAAGTCACCCTCCCCGCACTCGGCGAGTCCGTCACCGAGGGCACCGTCACCCGCTGGCTGAAGCAGGTCGGTGACACGGTCGCCGTCGACGAGCCGCTGCTCGAGGTCTCCACCGACAAGGTCGACACCGAGATCCCCTCACCGGTCGCCGGCACGCTGCTGGAGATCAAGGCCAACGAGGACGACACCGTCGAGGTCGGCACGGTCCTGGCCGTGGTCGGCGAGGAGGGCGAGTCGGCCGGTGACGCCTCCGGGACGGCCCAGCCCGAGGCGCAGCCCCAGGACGACGCCGAGTCGGAGAAGAAGGCCGAGCAGGAGGAGCAGGTCGCCGAGGAGACCGGCGAGCTCCCCGACGGCGACCAGACCCCCGAGTCGGAGAAGGACGACGCGCCCGCCCAGGAGGAGCCCGCAGCCGAGCAGGCCGCGTCCGGCGACTCCGGCTCCGGCGACTCGTCCGGCGGTGGTGGCGGCGGCGGTACGCCCGTGACGCTGCCCGCGCTCGGCGAGTCGGTCACCGAGGGCACGGTCACCCGCTGGCTCAAGCAGGTCGGCGACGAGGTCGCCGTGGACGAGCCGCTGCTCGAGGTCTCCACCGACAAGGTCGACACCGAGATCCCCTCCCCGATCGCCGGCACGCTGCTGGAGATCAAGGCCGCCGAGGACGAGACCGTCGAGGTCGGCGCCGAGCTCGCGATCATCGGCTCCGGCGACGCCGGGTCGGGCGCGACGTCGCAGCCGCAGTCGGACCAGGCGCAGTCGGACCAGGCGCAGTCGGACCAGGCGCAGTCGGACCAGGCGCAGTCGGACCCGGCGCAGGCCGAGGACGACGCCCCGACGGAGGCCGAGCAGGAGCGGTGGACCGCCGAGGAGCAGGGCGAGCAGCCCCAGCAGGTCGAGCCCGAGGCCAAGGGCGAGGCGCCCTATGCGCCGGCCCCGCAGGGCGAGCCCGAGCCGCAGCGCACCGACGCGGCCGCGCAGGCCCCGTCGGGTGGATCCTCCTCGTCGGCGTCCTCCTCCGACGGCGGCCGCGACCAGTCCGCGTACGTGACCCCGCTGGTCCGCAAGATGGCCGAGCAGCACGGTGTCGACCTCGCCTCGGTGCAGGGCACCGGCGTCGGCGGCCGCATCCGCAAGCAGGACGTCCTCGACGCTGCCGCCGCCGCCCAGCAGGCCAAGGCCCCGGCCGAGGCACCCGCCGCCGCGCCTGCTGCCGCCAGCGCTCCCCCGGCCGCCGCGGCTCCGTCGTCGGCGTCGCCGTCGCCGCTGCGCGGCACCACCGAGCCGCTGTCGCGGCTGCGCAAGGTGATCGCCTCGCGCATGGTCGAGTCGCTGCACGAGGCCGCCCAGCTCACGCAGGTGATGGAGGTCGACGTCACCGTGATCGCCCGCCTGCGGGAGTCGGTGAAGGCCGACTTCCTGGCGCGCGAGGGCGTGAAGCTGACCTACCTGCCCTTCTTCGCCAAGGCCGCGATCGACGCGCTCAAGCTGCACCCCAAGCTCAACGCGGCGATCGACGCCGAGAAGGGCGAGGTGACCTACTACGACCGCGAGAACATCGCGTTCGCCGTGGACACCGAGAAGGGCCTGCTGACGCCGGTCGTCAAGGAGGCGGGCGACCTGTCGATCGCCGGGCTGGCGAAGAAGATCGCCGACGTCGCCGAGCGCACGCGCACCAACAAGATCACCCCCGACGAGCTGTCGGGCGGCACGTTCACCATCACCAACCTCGGCAGCTTCGGGGCGCTCTTCGACACCCCGATCATCAACAAGCCGCAGGTCGCCATCCTCGGCCCCGGTGCCGTGGTGAAGCGGCCCGTCGTGATCGACGACCCCAACCTGGGCGAGACGATCGCGGTGCGGCACATGGTCCACCTCTCGCTGACCTACGACCACCGCCTGGTCGACGGAGCCGACGCCGGCCGGTTCCTCCAGGAGGTCAAGAAGCGCCTCGAGGCAGGACAGTTCGAGGTCTGA
- the lpdA gene encoding dihydrolipoyl dehydrogenase produces the protein MADAEFDVLVLGAGSGGYACALRAAQLGLSVGLVEKGNLGGTCLHVGCIPTKALLHAAEVADSARDAARFGVTASLEGIDMVGVNAYKDKVVERLFKGLTGLIASRGITVIPGTGTLSGPREVTVDGTAYTGRSVVLASGSYSRSLPGLEVDGDKVITSEHALRLDRVPASVIVLGGGVIGCEFASVWRSFGSEVTIVEALPRLVAAEDEASSKALERAFRKRRIDFRTATSYKSVKVTDTGVAVTVEGATDGESVIEAEVLLVAVGRGPVTDGLGYVEQGIEMDRGFVLTDERCRTNVEGVYAVGDIVPGLQLAHRGFQQGIFVAEDIAGLDPRPIDETGIPRVTYSHPEIASVGLDEAAAREVHGDAVTTLTYDLGGNGKSQILQTQGFVKLVGLVDGPVLGVHMVGDRVGELIGEAQLIYNWEAHADDVAPLVHAHPTQNEALGEAHLALAGKPLHAHS, from the coding sequence GTGGCGGACGCTGAGTTCGACGTACTCGTGCTCGGGGCCGGATCAGGCGGCTACGCCTGCGCCCTGCGAGCGGCCCAGCTGGGCCTGAGCGTCGGACTCGTCGAGAAGGGCAACCTCGGCGGCACCTGCCTCCACGTGGGCTGCATCCCGACCAAGGCCCTCCTCCACGCCGCGGAGGTCGCCGACTCCGCGCGCGACGCCGCCCGGTTCGGCGTGACCGCGTCGCTCGAGGGCATCGACATGGTCGGGGTCAACGCCTACAAGGACAAGGTCGTCGAGCGGCTCTTCAAGGGCCTCACCGGCCTGATCGCGTCGCGCGGCATCACGGTCATCCCGGGCACCGGCACGCTGAGCGGCCCGCGCGAGGTCACCGTCGACGGCACCGCCTACACCGGCCGGTCGGTCGTGCTGGCGTCCGGCTCCTACAGCAGGTCGCTGCCGGGCCTCGAGGTCGACGGCGACAAGGTCATCACCTCCGAGCACGCGCTGCGCCTCGACCGCGTCCCCGCCTCGGTCATCGTGCTCGGCGGCGGCGTCATCGGCTGCGAGTTCGCAAGCGTGTGGAGGTCGTTCGGCTCCGAGGTCACCATCGTCGAGGCCCTGCCGCGGCTCGTGGCCGCCGAGGACGAGGCCTCCTCGAAGGCGCTCGAGCGCGCCTTCCGCAAGCGCAGGATCGACTTCCGCACGGCGACCTCCTACAAGAGCGTCAAGGTCACCGACACCGGCGTCGCCGTCACCGTCGAGGGCGCCACGGACGGGGAGAGCGTGATCGAGGCCGAGGTGCTGCTCGTCGCCGTCGGGCGCGGACCCGTCACCGACGGCCTCGGCTACGTCGAGCAGGGCATCGAGATGGACCGCGGGTTCGTGCTCACCGACGAGCGGTGCCGCACCAACGTCGAGGGCGTCTACGCCGTCGGCGACATCGTCCCCGGCCTCCAGCTCGCCCACCGCGGCTTCCAGCAGGGCATCTTCGTCGCCGAGGACATCGCCGGGCTCGACCCGCGCCCCATCGACGAGACCGGCATCCCGCGGGTCACCTACTCCCACCCCGAGATCGCGTCGGTCGGCCTCGACGAGGCGGCGGCACGCGAGGTCCACGGCGACGCCGTCACCACCCTGACCTACGACCTCGGCGGCAACGGCAAGAGCCAGATCCTGCAGACCCAGGGCTTCGTCAAGCTCGTCGGCCTCGTCGACGGGCCGGTGCTCGGCGTCCACATGGTGGGAGATCGCGTCGGTGAGCTCATCGGCGAGGCGCAGCTGATCTACAACTGGGAGGCGCACGCCGACGACGTCGCGCCCCTGGTGCACGCCCACCCCACGCAGAACGAGGCCCTCGGCGAGGCGCACCTCGCGCTCGCCGGCAAGCCGCTCCACGCCCACTCCTGA